The genomic segment AGACTCAGAGGTCTGAGTCTCTCCAATTTAATATTGCTTGACTCCGTGTTTCCCAAACAATTTTCATAATAGAACCCTTCCCCCTTGGGGAGGTAGCACCCATTAACAACCACACAAAACCAGAGTGCCTTACCGGGGGATGAGGGGGTTGCTGCTCCCCGTCAAGCTACTTCCTGCATCTCCTTCAGTTGGAGAGGAGACCCTAGCTTGTCCCCAGGGACTTGAGAAGCTCACATTTGCCACAAAGAACCTTTCCTTTCAGGTGCTCTGATCTGCGTGTGTGGATTGGATgagtccctgtccctgcccctgaaGGGAGTAGGCCAGTGTTGTTCACCGAGAAAGCCGGGTGCAGCAGGAAGCAGGCAGCACCCTGTATGTAGAagaggccctgggctgggcaccCTGGCATCTACACCTGCCAGCCCAACAACCTTTAGGGCATGGGGACTGCCACCATCTGTATCCGTGTGACCAGAAGCCCTCACGTCTCCCCTGCTCCTTCCTAGCTCCCCCCCCCTAGCTGCAGGCGTGCCGGTGTGGAGCAGTGGGCCCAAACAGGGGTAGGTAACCATGTGAACCTTGGTATTTTTGATGCCAAGGAGTTGTTACTCCCAAAAGAGTGCAAAAAGAACCTTTGCACTCACACTTATACTCTGCCCGCATATCACTATTTCCACGCCTTCCATCAACCTCACAGCCTCCCTCCAAGCCCTGAGCTGTTCTGACGGCCAGCCTTCCCTCCAACATCAGCCCCCACTCCAAGGCTGGGCAGAGCTAGGGCCAGTGGGGTACAAGTCACTCAGGCCCAGGACATATCGTTCAATGGACCCTGGTTCCTCAGTGAGGAGTCCCCTCCTCTCTCAGAAAAACACAGGGGCCAAATAAACACAATGCCATGGTTTCCACAGCTTGTCTTCCCAGGGTGAGCGCGTGACCACAGTTCATCTCCTTGCCTCTGCCATAAGGCTACAGGAGGGAAGCCCTGCTCCCCACAACTTGCCGCTTTTCCAGCCTAGCCCTTCTCAATTAAAACGATGCTTTCTAAAGTGCATTCTGCAGCCTGAAGTGCTTAGGTTGGGGTAGGACGTTGGTCAAAGGAGTTTAGAAAATGCTGGATACTCTGCTTCCTTCTTGGAAATTTGCAGTTCACATTAGTGCATTAAGGGTTCTGAGAAGTCTTGCACTTTGCAGATCTGTTTAACTTGATGGAATCTAGAGTTTCTCAGATTACTTGGCTATCAATTCTTTCCTTGGTCATGCCTATTAATGTGCAACGAATTAGCGTATCCCAGACAAACTTTGGGGAAAGATGCATGAAGTACATGTGTACTTCACTCGAGAGCTGTTTCCAAGGCTCCCAGATATATAACCTGTTTGCCCACAGCCAGAGAAGCAGCTCAGCACTCCCTTAGCCCTACTaggggagaaatggagaaagagagtcACATCTGAATTCCAGAACAAGAAATGGCTGAAGACCAGGTCTGGGTTGATGGAGCTAACTTCAGTCCTACTGGACTAGCCTTTCTTACTTGCTGGTCTGGGATCTGGGGCTGGAGCCGGGGAATCTCAGGGTAGGTCCTCCAGTTCCTGTGATTCTCAGTTTGCTCTGCTGCTGAAGAGGGATGAGAACTGGCTTCGAGAATCTTAGGTAGCTGATAGGAGGGAGTGTATGTGAGAGCATTGAATTAAAATGCTCTGTGCAGGGGAGAGGTTCTCTGTACAGTGTCCAGCTGACCTGAAGCTTCCTGAGAAGAATATTAAATCCACAGACAGTCTGGGCTGCACAGGCCTGCCAAGGCTGGTTTCTCCAGCCACCCCTCTGCACtgatggggaagctgagggccaggctctggggtcctggcatcTGGCATCAGGCGTGGTAGAAGGAGTAAAGgtagggagcaggaggaagagagaaaccagaagtcggcgggggtggggggtgggggggcaggtagaggaaggaggagaaggtaAGTCACACGTCTGATTTTTCCAGAGCCTGAGGAGAAAAACAAGCACAGCGAGCTAAAAGCGGGATGACAGCCGAGGTCCTGGTCCTGGCTTTGTGGGCTCCACTCCCAGTGTGGTTTCCTCATCTCTCTAGGGATGAGGTTCTAGCTCTGGCAGCTAGGTGTCTCCAGACCCACGAGGTGGCCCTGAGACAGAGAGACCTGGAGGGCTGAGGGAGTGAGCCTTGCCTGGTCAGGGAGGAGGATCTCTGGCTTATCCCCTGGGCTGACCAGACTCTGGGACCAGAAGCAGTGGCTGACCCCAGGTCATGTCTAGCCCCTGCTTTGGCTGGTTCGGGCCGTGGCACCGCCAGCCCGATGGGCCTCCAGCAACCCCCTTTCCAGCTGCCCACCTTTCCCTGTTGATTCCCAGGGTCTGGCCCACTTCAAAGTCCGCTGTCCCCAGCCCCCTGTCTGACCTTCAAACCAACCTAGAATGGGACATTGTAGAGACTCAAGTATCATTCGTTCAGGTCCCCTGCCTGTTTTAGAGGACAGGTAAACTGAGGCTAAGGGAGGGTCTGAGCAGAGGTGAGAACATCTGGGGAAAGCTACCAAGTCAGGACCAGGGGGCTTGTCTCTTTGTCAGATGACCTCAGCAGCACTTCCCCTGGAAAAAGGTCAGGACGTCCCTGATTTGAACAGAGAGAATAGGGAGGGACGGAAGGACTCCTTTTGCTTGTTCCCCGGGGCCAACTCAGGGAAGGCGCATCTGGGGCCTTCCATCACCCCATGGGTGATCCTGCATGGCCCAGGCCCCCAGGCCTCAGGGCACACACCCTGGCTCCCACCTCACTCCTGCCCTCCGCCCTTCCTGGGACAAGACGAGAGGCTCCTGCTGTCTTCTTCAGTAAGTCCTCAAGAGGGAGCCATGACCACAGGCGTCATGGAGGGCCCAGGCCCCGGGCCCTAGCTGGCGAGGAAGGAGACCTCCGTGGGGGTGACAGAGGccagggggaaggcaggggaggcgTCCGTCCCGAGAACCCGGTACAgcagctcctccttctcctgctggAGCTGTTGTCGCAACTGGGACTCCTTCTCCAGGGCCTCGCGGGCGAGAAGCAGGTCCTCCGAGAGCTGTCTGTGGGTGCAGACAGAGGCCCCTGTTGCCAATGGGAAACAGCCTGGCAGCGGCTGCACCAACCAGCCCATTCCTCTAGGGGGCCTTCCACAGAGGGGCCGCCTGCCCGCATCAGGACCCCCACCACCCTGTCGTCCCCCTGGACGGAAGAGGTCATTGGATCCCTTGACAGAGCAGAGTGGCCCTCACAGGTAGACAGCTCTGGGTTCGGATCTGCCCCACCACTTAGCTGTGTAACCCTGAACAAGTCCTTGACTCCTGCcaagtttcagtttcctcatctgtaaaaggggagtGATAACAGGTGGACAGGCTCTTAGAGTAATTATGAGGCTTAGGTGAGATAATACGTAAACAATTCAATGAATTATGTCTGACACATGATTGTGGCTCTCATTTACCAAGCCTTTAGAATGGGTTCCTTCATTCGTATATACTTATCACCCCAGCTAGACATTTCCTGTCCCCTCTTCCTGTATTGGGCTTTGGAGTGGAGACGACTCAGCCAGGATGGGGACAGATATCAATCAGGACACTAAGACCGAGGTTCATGGACAGAGCTGGTCTGCTGGGATTCTTGACTGTCAAGGAAAGAGGGAGCCACATTCCCCAGAAAGGCCTGGGCCTATCTGTCGGTCCATTTCCCAGACTCTCCAAGACCCTTCCAACCGGAGATGGTGACCAAATGGTGGCAAGGGGAgacgggggcagggggcagcTACCTTGACAGAACCATCTGGTTACGGGCCCGGACATGGAGGTCCTCGTTCTCCTGCTGCAGGGTGGAGATTTTTTCCTCCaacatcagatttttttctttctgtaacaaATCAGATGGCACTCAGAAAGCCACTGACCTCACATGGCACAACGGATGCCATCACCTCCCTCTTATCTGTGGTCACTGAAAACACTGACTCAGTCTGGGCTCGATGTTACATTTTGTGAAGCAgtaagattactttaaaaaacacaccCGAGGAGTGAACACAGAGCtgccagtttttaattttgccacGTGAGacgtagcaaaaaaaaaatatagctcCTCCCATCTAATGTCTCCATCAGTGCATAAGGGAAGGGATATTTTTGGTTCTCCGAAGTCAGGatataatctatataaataaaattacatgtgtCTGTTAGGCTAGTGCACAAAAATGGTTGAACAAAATTCACAGGGAGCGTCTGAGATGGTCTGATTAGAATACAGGTTGTGCGGCACCCACGAGTAGGGAGATTTCTTCTGGAGTAACATAATCTCCCTCTGGATGCCGCCCTAGGTTCCTGGGGCCTCCCTTCTCCTGGAGACAAAGCCATCAGTGTGCTCAATGCCCATCACTCCCCAGGCCTTTCCTTGATGATTCTGGCCTCCTTTCTGTCTGATGGTTCAATCttgccttcttccccaccccctacctgGCACGTAACACCTGCCAGCCTCTCCCAATTAGCCAGGGTACCCCTGGGGTCACCCAAGTTAGAGCAGCAGGAATAGCCCAGAAAAGCCCAGGGCCCATATGAGAAGGGGCCCATCCTTGACCCAGACCGGCTGCAGACCAGCCTCAGCTATCTCCAGGGCTGGCGTGGGTGGCAGGTCCACGATGGTATGGCTTATGCGGGAACCTCCTCAAAGGGCCTTCCCTCCACACCCTTTACAAAGAAAACGCTCAGAAAGGCCAAGCCTGAGGCTGCGTCGCCCCCCAGCTGCCAGGCACAGACCACTGTTTCCATGAGGATCAGCCGCTTGTCCAGCTCATGAATACGCTCGTTCTTCATCTCGATGACAAAGTGTAAActctccagctcctgctcccaGAACTGGCTGGGGCTCCCATAATCCTAGACATGGATGCAAAATCATCTCATCAgaccagcaggcagggagagaggggtaCGGGCTACCTGCTACTCTCCCATTCTGCCTCCAAatcactgtctgcctctccccagtcACCTCCTTTCCTTGGGGCTCACGGTAAGTGCTTAACATGCTCCATTTCCTTCCAGCCTAATAATACCCTCAGCCGCAAGCCCCGTTCCCACCTTAGATGAGGAACTGTAGTTCAGAGCAGTTAAGTTGCTCGTGCTAAGGGCTAGGTTCCCTCTTTGCACCTAGTTCCTTCCGAATCCAGAGCCCAAGCACGTCACGACccccatgcttctctctcagccttaCTTTTCCCCTCAGTGACGCGGAGACCCTCTTTCTTCCAGGTCCTTGTGAAAGTAAGAGTGTCAGGTCTAGCCCTGGCCTTGAAGAGGACTTGGATTTTCCCAGTGCCCAGACCCTGACCTCCCTGGAGATTCGAGAATGAAGAGCTGCCAGCTTAACTGCCACCTGCCTGGATGTGTTTCTTATAGTCTCGGCTCAAAATGGACTCTTCTACCCTCTTCATCTTGGCCTGGAAGACCTCCAGCTGTGAGGACAGTCCATCGATGGTCTcctggagaagggagtgggagggagatggCCAAAGGCTGGTTCATAAAGGCTGGAGGTGGACTTCTCATCCCAGAGAGGGCACGGTTTGGGTTCTTCCATGAATCTTCACCCTGCCCTACCCACCAACGCAGGCTTGATTTGCTTCAACCGCTTCCTGAAACATACCAGCCCCATCTCTGCTCATAAAGCCTTTAAGGACTCCCAGTGCACTTGGGGACCATGTCCGG from the Mustela nigripes isolate SB6536 chromosome 12, MUSNIG.SB6536, whole genome shotgun sequence genome contains:
- the CCDC69 gene encoding coiled-coil domain-containing protein 69 isoform X1 translates to MGCGHSTLSCCKAPKKRRQKPDQPPRPEPQELGPLNGDTAPAVQLCASEEAEEYQKEITRILLQHEEDRKKWAQQAEEDRKLELGEKLDEQRRVLEREHEETLQVLRASHEQEKEGLTHSFQEAKATLQETIDGLSSQLEVFQAKMKRVEESILSRDYKKHIQDYGSPSQFWEQELESLHFVIEMKNERIHELDKRLILMETVKEKNLMLEEKISTLQQENEDLHVRARNQMVLSRQLSEDLLLAREALEKESQLRQQLQQEKEELLYRVLGTDASPAFPLASVTPTEVSFLAS